The nucleotide sequence GTGATGAGCTTTGTTCTTGTTTCTCGTCTATTTGTGCATAATAAAATATAAACGATAAGTTGCAGCAATGAATTACCCGTGCAACTTCTAGAATTTAGCAAATGCCAACATGGTTTACATTTTGGGAACTTAGCAAACAAGGTATAAGGAAATGGTATAAGAGGAAGCTTATATTGATCTGAGTATATTCAAAGTGGCTATTGGAAATCATTAGTGTAATATTCTTTAGCACCCACTGTTGTGCTCAGTAATTCTGTTGCTCCTGCATGACACAGAAGCATAAAAGATTAATAAAGCAAGCAACAATTCTGTCAAATAATTACCATGGATTTCCTGCATTACACACTGACCTTGCATTTCTAGGAGCAGTGCTTCAAACCTTCACAAAAGGCATCAACTACCGAGCTTGTCCCAAACGCGATATATTTGAAATGGGAGGTTTTTGTAATCACATGTTGATCTTGAGTGATGAAAACTGAACAAAGGGAAAAACGTTTGTCATCTGAATTCGTAGAAGAGCAGCCTGATAAACACCAAGAGAAGGCATCCTGTGCGCTGAGAAGTGTTCGCTTTGAGGAAGTGGACATGGATTTTGAACTAAGATTATTTGATTCACATTACAATTAATTTAAATATCATAAAGTATCTTGGGTCTACTACATAACTTGATCAAAATAAATGTCACTGTAACTAACTATAATTAGCTGCTGACATGCATGTTTGTTTGGTTTGTTACTTAGTTTGTTTAGTCAGCAGATCATTCCACAGAGACAAACCATTGAGTACATGGTGTGTATCCATCACGTGCACGTGCAGCGTAAGAGATAAGAAACCAAGAGATTGCCATTAAATCAACCTAAGAAGTATAAAACAGGCTCATGAACAAATCATTAGATGGATTCTCACCTGATCTCAGCAACAACAAAATTATGAACAGTGCACAAGTGTAGGGTGTTTGTGAATATTGTGTATTGCTAGCTGCTGCTAGCTAACGTTTGTTCTCAAGAGCTCTGTATTCAATGGAAAATAAGTAGTACCTGGAAATTTTGTTTTGTACATGCTACAAAGCTACACCTACATAGATTTAAGTCCTCTGTTAGCAGTAGTCTTTCTTCTTGGATGAATAGTTTGTCCTGTTCTAAAGTTCTTCATGCTTTTCTTGATGCTTCTAttgtatttttctttcttttgctgtattttacttttctatatataaaaaaatagctTGGACCATGTTTACAGTTTTTAGGTAAAAAATAGGTGCTTAGGAGAGTGAGCCATCGTTTAAGATTAGTTCTATATTTGGCTGCTAATCAGCACAACCGCTCTAGTGGGAAGGCAGTTAGATTTGGATCACCGGATCACAAGTTCGACACAGTAGCCCAATCatatgaaaaaacttcctaatcTTTGCATTGCATATCTGACATGTGCTGATGAAAATGGTCATGAATTTGGAGAAAGGACAGAGTTAATAAAGAAACTGAGCAGTAAACTTCAGAACAAAAGAAGAACTGTGCAGTGGTTGGAAATGCCTACCAGTGTACTGTTCATATTCCATTTTTTCCCAATAGGATCATTGCAGGACTTTCTATAACTAAAATCTACTTGTATAAGTGTAATATTACTTTCTAGATGTCAAATTAGGATCTACTAAAGCAAAAACCATATTTTAGCAAATTGAGAAGATCCTGGTCACTATACTTCGGCTGTTTCATCACAAAGCTTGCAACTAAGTTGTTTCATTATCTAAAAATGTGGAATTTTATATGGATATTGTCCTGTGCAGTCAAGTAGGACTTAGAAAGGGGAAAAAACATTTACCTTCGTATATGAACATGTCCTTATTGACTGCTCAGGCACGCAGGAGGTGGTCGAAGTAGTAGTGAATGGGTGTCAGAAGCTAGGGCTCGTCAGCCGGCGCTGCACCTCCGTCTTTACGCAATGTGGATCTTCACATGGGCCAGTGTCCACCTTTTCTCCATGGAAAGTGCCTTGAGCATTTCTGTCGTCTAGAGTCTGGAGTAAGCTCAGGCTGAGTGCGACATTCTGTCAAACGGTAGGCACGCGAGGCATGTGAAGCACTGAAGCCCGTGTGTGGACAGGGCGCTGCCACGCTGCCCGTCCGCGTGGCCTCCACTACACTACGCCGCGGCCTGTTCGTAGCCCCGCGTACCTGCGTCGCCGGCCATCCGCGCGGCCCGTGCTCCATCCCGCTGCAACACTCGCTCCGCCATAATGCAGCCTGTTCGTGTCCGCGGCTCCCGGCGCTGCCGTCCTCCTCGGACCTCGGGCGGCGTGTGGCAGAGCAGAACGACCCGGCGACGTGGCAAGCCTTAGGCGTCGTCGAGCCTCGGGCGGGAGCAGGGACGACGGAGGCGGCGGCCGCATGGCGGCGCATGAGTATGAGCGGCGCAGTAGTCCGAGGCGGAGGGGGCGAGTTGAGTGGGTTCTGGAGCATTCGTGACGTCCCGATTGCATGGCTTAACGGGCAGGAGACACGCGAAGATCACGATCGAATGGTCGACATCGCTTGTTTGCCGGATCGGACGGTCAGCGGGCTAAATGGGCAACGTGGCCTGATCCGCTGCCTGTCTTTTGGAAGCAGGATTCCTATATAGAGATTAGCTGCTAGCTGCTAAGAAGCACTCCGGAATTTCTGAAAATTATCTATCTATTCTGTGCTGGTGATAGCTTAGCTTAATAACCTGATGCTGAATGTAAAGTAACATCACCTGGTTCACACTAAATCATAATTGGAACATTCCTTCATACATGCTGCCCCCTTTCTAATGACAGGAAAGAGTACCTGGAGATCCCCTGGGCTGAGCTGCGCAACATGGTCGAACCATCTTTTGCTGAGAGGTCATTGATCTATCACAAAGATTACCTCAACGACGCAACCATCGTGACATCTTCTGCGGTCAATATCACTGAAGACACTGTCCTGACTGCTGATGGTCAGTCTCTTCCATATGATTATCTCGTCATAGCGACTGGCCATGCTTTGACTTCTCCTGCCAGCAGAGCTGAGAGGCTAAAAGAATTCCAGAGAGGTAACTGCAGTAAAACCACATACTGAAAACAGTCATGCTTTTGTGGCCTTCCCTGTCACTTATGCTTTGCTTTGTATATGCTTGTTACAGATAATGGGAAGATAGAGTCATCAGAATCTGTGCTGATAATTGGGGGTGGTCCAACTGGTGTTGAACTAGCTGCAGAGATTGCGGTAGACTACCCAGGGAAGAAGGTGACCCTTATCCATAGAGGACCGCGTCTACTCGAATTCATTGGAGAAAAGGCTTCAAAGAAGTGCCTTGATTGGCTGACTTCAAAGAAAGTAGACGTGCTTCTCCAGCAATCGGTTGACTTGGGCTCATTATCAGACACGGAGAAGGTGTACAAGACATCAGGCGGAGAAACAGTAACAGCTGATTGCCACTTTGTGTGCATTGGAAAGCCACTGAGTTCGTCGTGGCTACATGATACCATCCTAAAGGAATCTTTGGATAGCAAGGGGAGaataatggtggaaaatgatttAAGAGTGAAAGGTTATAATAACATTTTCGCGATTGGTGACATCACGGATATTCCTGTAAGTTTTCCAACTTGTGATTCTCCTTCTGTTCAGGTTGGTTTTCTCCTTGTCCCAACCACCATGACTTGGCCTAAACTGAAATACTACCCAAATTTGTGCATACTGAACTCTTAATGAGTGCTTATCTATGTTGGCTGATTACTTTCAGTTTCCCCAGCACAACAAATTGAAAATTTGCTCATAGTAACTGTTAACTAACCTAAATGAGATTCTACCAAAACTTTGCAAAGCGTGAGTATTCTCCATTATTGCACATCTTAGTACACAGATATATAGGCTTGTGTAATTCATTTCATTTGCCCCCTTCACACCCACTGATGTAATACTAAACCATCATGTAACAATCATGACACATTGACAGTAACATGACTTTTGTTCAGCAGAGACCACTGACATTTGAAAATCTTCTCCTAGCTATTCTATTTACACCCATGCCCTTCCTGCATTTTGGCAGTTGGTGTTAGATAATAATCTAAATGATTAATCTGCAGTAACCTAATTCTTGGCAGTTGGATGATATGAAAGTTCTCACTACCGAACTATCAAAGGTGTTCCTTATCTTAATTATGATGCTCTGAATAAAGATTTGTCTGTCTAGTGGATACTGATTACTGATCATTACAATTCATGTTTCTTAATTTTTTATACTGTCCATGGAGCATCCTtggttgaaataaaaaaaaaggcCCCCATAGAGCATCATCGATCTTTAATGTTAGTACTAGCAACGTTATCAGAAAAATACTGAAGTCATTGGCACTAATGTCCATCACTGTTCAGGAAGTCAAACAAGGGTATAACGCCCACAAGCACGCCCTGCTAGTGGTGAAGAACCTGAAGTTACTGATCAAGGGTTTGCCCAACAACAAACTGGCAACTTACAGCACCAGTTACCCGCTGGCACTCGTCTCTCTTGGAAGGAAGGAAGGGCTGCTTCAGCTTCCCTTGCTGACGCTCAGCGGGTGCTTGCCAGGCAAGATAAAATCCGGGGATCTTTTCATCGGCAAGACGAGGAAGCAGATGGGCCTGAATGGTTGACTCCGGTCCATGGAAGTTTGAAAATGCTTGTGTCCTGGTTTCCAGACGATGGATTCCTTCAAACAAAGCTTGTATGTTGCTCATATGACCATATGCCTCTGTATTTGTCTGATGGTGTGGATGCGTGGAAATCTGACGAGCAGAGTGTATGCTACGTGCATGTATACAGGGACCTTTTTTGGTCCGATAAAATGTTGTGTTTATTAAAAAGCCGCATTTTGTTTGCTGGCAACTAAACAATGAATCGTCTTTGCTTGTTGGCAATACAATGTCTGCAATCCATTGCACTTTGCTTCCCATGCTTTGACTTCCACTGTTTTCCCTATGCTTGTTCActtttaggcctcgtttagatgctgaaaaatTTTCAACacgatgaatagtaccattttcgtcttatttgataaatattgtccaatcgtggaccaactaggctcaaaagattcatctcgtgatttccaactaaactgtataattagttattttttttacctacatttaatactccatgcaagtggctaaaaattgatgtgatggagagagagtgaaaaaatggcatctaaacaaggcgctAATATCTGTATTAGTTGGTAGATGATGGGTTCGTGAATGCTACTTGGATCCTTATCGGACTTGACTGTGGGGCCAGGCTTTGAGTGTAGAAGAGATGAAGATTCATGTCCCTGTCAATAGCAGGTGCCCATTAAAAGGCGCTCCGGAGTCCGGATGGTCCAGAACAGGATTTAACATAACGGTGCTTTcttcagaaaaagaaaaggaaaaagctAGGAGCCTTCCTACTGACAGGCATGCACAGCTGAGACATGGAAAAGAAACAGCTTATTCGCTtgttcgtaaacgatcgtaaatttccagtcaggaacagtgtttttctctcacaccaaaccaaccagcagtaaataatccacgatcgtttacggcctcccgaacaagctGAAATTTTTTGATAAATTCTCTTTTATTTTTGTAGCATATGTCCTGTCTTTCATGAGCATCATGTGAGCGAGACATGTCATTCTGGGCGTGCCCTATCCATTTGGTCTGGTCATATGGGCGTCTGGGGACTGGGTAGCGCATTTGTATTAGTTGGTAGATGATGGGTTTATGAATGCTGCTTGGATCCTTATGGGCTGGAGGTACTGACGGCTTCAGCGTCGTAATCGCTTCGGGTGGCCCCAGTGCCTGTTACTTATTTTCCTTGGAAGACAATTTCTTTTTACTTATTTCCAATTGTTTTTCTCAATTTAAAGTGTTGCCCCAATACTTGTGCGGTTTAGTTTTGACTTTTGAGAGGGCATGCAAAGCATTATCATTATTTCAGAGTACAGTGTTTGCATTGGAATTTTCACAACACCTTATACAACCAGGAAGGCAGATGGTTAAACCTCCTATTTACGCCCATAATGGGTGGCACCTGGTGCTGCACTGTCTTTATTATGAAGATTGGGTATATTCATTCAATATATACCATTCATCATTATTCTTAACTAAAATTGCCttggctccgttcgctggtctgaactttggctgaaactggctgaaaaacactgttccggctgaattgttgtgagagaaaaacactgtttcggctgaaaaaacaagccgaacaagtcaaatttaagacaagcgaacgaggCCCTTGTCTTTCAGAGCAGTGTTGTACTACTTACATTTTATGCCAATCTTGAGCTATGAGATGCAGCTGCCGCAGCGGTAATAAGCATCATGATGACTGAGTTGGGGCCATGACTATGGCACAAGAAAGCTACATTCACCCCAAATTGCCTCTGCGATGGTGTtcagcaagggtggagaagaatGGTCGTGGCAATAGTAACCTTCTGTGCTGAGAATGGTTGAACGGATCAGCATAAACATGAATTGAAGTGCTATCAGGTAATTAACTGATGCAGGGAACCTGATTGAGATTCTAATTGGATATCATGATGAATTTCTATATACAATGATTTTCTGATTGAATTTGTTCAAATGACATTGCCATTCGTGTTACTGATTACAGTAACTTACTGAACTTTAATATTTTCTATCTATTTTTAACACCAAATCTTTTGCCCTGCTAACGGCAGCACATGTATTCCACTGCACTACACTTTACACCTTCAGAGATACCCTACTAGATATTCTTGAAAGATAGGCAAAATCAAATGAAACTGATTCACGTGTGGATGTGGGAAGCCGGAATTCTTTTATTCCTTAGTCTAAAAAAAATGAATGAAACTGATGATTCTTCTTTGCGTAGTGCCTTTTAGACTTTGTAGTTTACATTTAGCTCCAGAGATCCTTCCATGCCTATGCAGTGAATGATACAGGGAACTGCAAAGATAATTACTTGCTcaaaatacaaacaaaatatacTATTATTAAATAGCTCATTGAATAACTAAGAAAGAAGCCTAAAAGACAACAAATATAAATATAGCAACAGTAGCTAttagccccgttcgcttgtcttaaaaatggcttgttcggcttcttttttcagccggaacagtatttttctctcacaacaatccagccggaacagtatttttcagccagtttcagccaagtttcagaccagcgaacttTTATTCTTGTAAAATTAATGAATATAAAGATACTTCTATTCCTGAACTTTTAGCACTTGAACCTCTACTAATGTACTAGTAGGTTGATATAAATTCTCGAATCGGAACACTGAACACCCTGTTGATCATGTACCATGCAATTCAGTTTCTGTAGCTAATCTAAATAATTATCCTTATAATATTTCTAACTTTTCATTGTTTCTTTTGCAGTAAGGAAAACATTTAATATTAACACAGCTGCACTATCTTGTATAGCCTTCTACGCGATTGGCTTCACAATGCTGGCAAGCGCACACGGCCGCGCGGCGACGCCGCACTTTGTATTCTAGTTGGTCTTGATTCTGGGTGGCAGTGACAGTGAGAGAGGCAAAATTAAGTCTAAACACaacgtgttagattgatctctaatcctaactggactCAACAGCCCAGTTGGGCTTTTGATTCGTGCCCTGATCaagggcgcccagcccaccatggctagagggcccctgtcaccctgcgctataaaaagaggtggggccggcggctcttatcATGAGGttggcctgagccgagctccccaccgataaaccctaaacccgatctaagtgaggggcgcagccagtgacggaaagTACCTCCACTACTGCACTGCGCCGCCGTCGATCTTCACCACCGGCACCGCATCTCCGACCCGTCTTCCCCGACCGTCGTTGTCCGTGCGTAGACTTCACCAACGAACCCGATGGCGGCCTTTAGATCATCTCCCTCCGCGGTGTCAGGTTCGTCAGCCCTCATCCACCCCTCTCTATTTCTCTCTCGTTGCATTAGAACGTGTTCTAGGTCTTCGATTCATCAAGCACCCCGGCTAGATCTACTCCTAGTGATTCTATAAgtataacaatggtaccagagtcATCGTTTTCTAGGGttttagatctagaacgggtaaaccgattagaaaaggaaaagaaggttAGATCCAGTGTGGCTCTAACAAGAACAGAGGGTttggatgaaccctaaccctaattgggtGAAAGAAAGAAGGAGGGCTCGGTTTCACGTTTAAACTGAACCCTAAAACCCGCAATCAATTCAGGAAAAAGAACaacaatgaaaccctaaccctaaccctaatccccaaatcgGATGAAATCTGAGAAGAAAAACCAAAAGCAGatccaaagaaagggaaaagGGGAAAAGGTAGACCCAGAGGGCTTACCTCGCCGTCGTGCAGAGCGGCGCgcggggagaagaaggccgagcccgGGGGAGCTGCTCGCCGGACTCGGGCCACAGaggcgccgtggccaggccgctcgacggcggtgcgctcacccgctggggagcgcgcacaacggcgagggggccggcgacggcgctggGGCTCTCTGCTCGCTCTCGCCGTCGTTGCTCGTCGCTCGGGCTTGCTCGGCTaagagagggaagggagaggagaAGGCCGAATGGCCGTTAGGGTTTCGGCCGACGCGGCCGGGGGCGGTTTTGTTCGCCCGAAGACGTCGCGCAGCCGTTCGATCGGATCCAACGGCGCCAGATGCACAGGCCGCATCGCGGCCTAGGCGGGCGCGCGGGCGCTCAGAGCTTTGCTGGCctaggcccacgttgcggcctgggtgcagcCTGCGCGTgcgcggagaggtgggccgagccGGCTTTTGCCGGTTTTTGGGCCAAGAAAGTCACAATGAGCCCACGAGCcgattttgttttttctttttccagaaaaattgaaaaatggaaattggcttaaaagaaaatagaaaaagtattttTTCCCTGTGGGTGAAAATTCAAGAAAATGGGTTCATTTTTCCGCTGCGTgtttaaagatgttattttcattattaaattcaaaccaatgggagaatttaattttaaaaatggatatgttttaattgattataatattattattattctgaccaatgttgattaatggcaatattatgatattttgtcttgcattaattctatttctgcccaacggtgatatagaattagtgtagaggacaattgtatgttttaattttgaccaacattggaactaagacatgcaattattattgttattatttatgttcccACTtgatatgaattgtgtttttaggcggatacaacttgatgggttatatcaaagagatccccactctcaaatgTGATAACTACAcggaatggaagaaaaagatagacctgaccttcatcttggctgaggtggactgggtagtcaccacaccatGTCCCACAGAGCCGGTGGcactggtgagggagacaaacgaggctgatgctgcTTGGGCAACAAGAGaaagggattttgcatcccaaaagatatcctatgaccttgagcataggaagtgggtcactgccaacaagaaatatttggctgtgataaagaatacgATTGAACCTACAATTGtgagctcaatcccagagtgtgacaccgtcaccgagtaccttgacagaataaagagtcagttcactggctcttcaaagacatatgctacccagctgataaaacagccggtgacagagaggtactctgataatggtggcataagagagcacatactaaggatgagcaatctggcatccaAGGTAAAACCAatagatctggctctcaaggatgagttccttatccatctgatttttgcttccttgctaaaagagtttgacacctttgttgtcaactacaatataCAGCCCGAAAAGTGGGACAttgagaggctcatggctatgtgtgtgcaagaggagagaataaaagctgtcaatggtggcactatcaattatgtgaaagacaacaagaaaaagattaataatgctaactcctcctcaaagtcaaagggaaagggtctatgctgcatcagcctcagcagaacaagttcacagtagagaaagatcagtgtctctattgcaagaagatgggatattataagaaagattgtcccgattacttaaaaatgatcatggcaaagaaatgtgagaacattattacgttcataaatggatccctgtatgtacagtattcgaaatctacttggtggattgactcaggtgcaactattcatattgctaatttcttacagggattccgttcgacgaggactacgcaaagaagagaaagacatgtTAAAGTTACAAAtagagtccgagcagatgttgaagtcgttggcgatctttctctagagcttgctgatggcttcatacttttacttagagatgtactttatgttacctctttatagagaaacttgattagtgtttcatgcttggacaatgatggatatgattgccattttggaaatggcaaatgtaaggtaacatttaataatgcatgtgttggtcttgttatcttacaaaatgagctttatttgttatcactatgtgatgatgtgaatgttgtatgcgatgatgggaacattgcgtgcgacaatgagaatgtatcatcGTCTATGGATGTAAAcaaaaaacgaaagagagctcacgatgtgtcgttgaaattatggcactgtcgtttatgccatattttgagggggagaatagaaagactagttaagaatgatattcttcctccattagagttctcagatttagaacaatgcagagaatgcataaaaggaaagtatgtaaagaaaattaagaaagatgccaaacgaagcgcatgaattttataggttattcacacagacatatgtggttcGTTTCCTGTAAAGactgtggatggttatgattcgttcataacattcacagatgattactcccgttatggctacatttatctaatcaaagaaagaacagaagcattggataaatttaagatatttaaggcagaagttgaaaaccaacataatttaaagattaagatagtcaggtccgaccgtggggggaggGAGAGTACTActgtcggcataccccatatggccaagttcctggaccttttgtaaggttcttacaggagaatggcatagtagtccagtattctacactgggcgaacctcaatagaatggagtagctaaaaggcgcaatcgtaccctgatggatatggtgcgcagtatgataagttactccaccttaccgatgagcctatagatggaggcattaaaaaccgccattcatattctcaatagagtaccaagtaagtcggtgcccaaaacaccgtatggttgtggacaggaagagtaccctcactaaaccacttacgtgtgtgggggagtcctgctgaggctaaagtatttaatccaaacattgggaagctagatccgaaaacagtaagttgtcatttcattggctacctagaaaagtcaaaaggtttttgtttctactgtccagatagacatacaaatggaaacgagacacgctgtcttcctagaggatgaaatgatgagagggagcatggtagctcgagaaattgactttgaagagaagcgggtgtatgcgcccactctgatgattcatgagccatttttctcactacctgctatcgctgcaccgacagtacaagatactgtggtgccagcgcCTGTTGTTATTCtgtctgtggcaacaatgaatgacgatgaggaacatgttcttcaggatcctatgaaaccaattgccacacatgagggggagcaacaacagcctcaatcaaaagatgtgccaaatatggaggcccctagaaggtctcaaagagttagaaaatcagctattcctgctgactatgaagtgtacaacactgaggaatttcaaatggaggatgatcccacctcatttgaagaagccataagaagtgatcattcatcaaagtggcttgggGCCATGGAAGATGAACTAAAATctatgaatgtcaataaagtttgggatttagagataattcctaaaggagccaaaacagtaggctataaatgtgTCTACAAAAcaaagcttgactctcaagggaatatagagagatataaaacacgacttgtggcaaaagattttacgcaaagagaagggattgattacaatgagaccttttctccagtcttatgtaaggattcatttagaatcataatgacattagtggcacattacgatttagaattacatcagatggatgtaaagacgacatttctcaatggggacttggaggaaagtgtttacatggcacaaccaaaaggttttgtcatggaaggaaaagaacgaatgggatgctgcctaaagaaatccatttatggattaaaacaagcttcaagacagtggtatttgaagtttgatcagacaataaggaattttgggtttaaagagaatgtagaggacaattgtgtctatacaaagtttaagaatgggaagtttatcttccttgtcctgtatgtggatgatatcttacttgctagtagtgatgtcagtctactactgaagacaaagaagtttttgtcctcaaaatttgatatgaaagatcttggtgaagcttcattctttctagggatcgagattcaccgagatagaagtaaaggggtattaggactgtcacaaaaggcatacatagaaaagatcttaaagaaatttagtatgcacaaatatagtccctcacctgctcctatagtcaagggcgacatatatggggattttcaatgcctcaggaaccaatatgagatcgatcaaatgaaagcggttccatatgcttcagctattgaaagcttgcaatatgctcaagtatgtacgtgccctgacttggcatttattactgggttacttggtagattccagagcaatcctggaatagaacactagaaattagtaaagaaagtattgcgttatttgcaaggaatgaaaggcctcatgttgacatatagaagatctgattcactccatatagtggggtattcagattctgattatgcgggagatgatagaaaatccacgtctagatatgtattcactatcgtagggggagcta is from Miscanthus floridulus cultivar M001 chromosome 7, ASM1932011v1, whole genome shotgun sequence and encodes:
- the LOC136462702 gene encoding uncharacterized protein; translated protein: MAAAGEKARVVVVGGGPAGSLFAKTMQGHADVVLVDPKEYLEIPWAELRNMVEPSFAERSLIYHKDYLNDATIVTSSAVNITEDTVLTADGQSLPYDYLVIATGHALTSPASRAERLKEFQRDNGKIESSESVLIIGGGPTGVELAAEIAVDYPGKKVTLIHRGPRLLEFIGEKASKKCLDWLTSKKVDVLLQQSVDLGSLSDTEKVYKTSGGETVTADCHFVCIGKPLSSSWLHDTILKESLDSKGRIMVENDLRVKGYNNIFAIGDITDIPEVKQGYNAHKHALLVVKNLKLLIKGLPNNKLATYSTSYPLALVSLGRKEGLLQLPLLTLSGCLPGKIKSGDLFIGKTRKQMGLNG